In Sphingobacterium sp. lm-10, one DNA window encodes the following:
- a CDS encoding lycopene cyclase family protein, protein MQQSSTNYHIAILGAGIAGLTLLLDGLKQNIWENKSILLLGESLNNTPNKRISFWSTATDPIPDFPYLKWDKLSVVSNDGVSIPLKLDDYSYYSFDASAYRKHALKEIKKYENVTVVEGKVQHILQDDKSCEVRSDEGVFFAEYVFQTIFEEPTLKPHNQYFLQHFTGWKIRTEHRFSDPEEAVIMDYRTSQEHGTSFIYGLPASDNEIFVEYTIFSKSLISREEYAEKLALYLREVCHVKDYEITEEEYGVIPMTDYHFKRRDGRVFFLGSAGGDTRGSTGYTYTNVKRTISQILEAFKRKTWPQVTLPSRRKEQFYDAILLHVLAQGGYPGHMLFTDLFNKARASHVFQFLDAQSDFTNDLRIMWSLRKWPFILGMLRTLRLMVFKR, encoded by the coding sequence ATGCAACAATCATCTACAAATTATCATATAGCAATTCTAGGAGCTGGCATCGCTGGTCTTACTTTGCTTTTGGATGGATTGAAACAAAATATATGGGAGAATAAATCCATTCTTCTTCTCGGCGAATCATTGAATAATACGCCAAACAAGCGTATTTCGTTCTGGTCTACGGCTACTGATCCTATTCCAGATTTTCCCTATTTAAAATGGGATAAGCTTTCGGTTGTCTCTAACGATGGAGTTTCAATTCCATTGAAATTGGATGATTATTCCTATTATAGTTTCGACGCTTCAGCATATCGAAAACATGCTCTGAAAGAGATCAAGAAATATGAGAATGTTACTGTGGTGGAAGGCAAAGTACAGCATATACTACAAGATGATAAAAGCTGTGAGGTTCGAAGTGATGAAGGCGTTTTCTTTGCTGAATATGTCTTTCAGACTATCTTTGAGGAGCCAACATTAAAACCACATAACCAGTATTTCCTCCAACATTTTACGGGATGGAAGATACGCACTGAGCATCGTTTCTCGGATCCAGAGGAAGCGGTGATTATGGATTACCGCACCTCTCAAGAACATGGTACATCTTTTATTTATGGTTTACCTGCGTCAGATAACGAGATTTTTGTTGAGTATACTATCTTCTCTAAGTCATTAATCTCGCGGGAAGAGTATGCCGAAAAGCTAGCTTTATATTTACGAGAAGTATGCCATGTTAAGGACTACGAAATAACGGAGGAAGAATATGGGGTTATTCCGATGACGGATTATCATTTTAAACGTCGTGATGGTCGCGTATTTTTCTTAGGATCAGCAGGAGGGGATACGCGAGGCTCTACAGGCTACACCTATACTAATGTAAAGCGAACGATCTCCCAAATTTTAGAGGCATTCAAGCGTAAAACATGGCCACAGGTGACCTTGCCTTCGCGTCGTAAGGAACAGTTCTACGACGCTATTTTGCTGCATGTATTAGCCCAAGGTGGTTACCCTGGGCATATGTTATTCACTGATTTATTTAACAAGGCACGTGCATCACACGTTTTTCAATTTTTGGATGCGCAGTCGGACTTTACGAATGATCTTCGCATTATGTGGAGCTTGCGTAAATGGCCGTTTATTTTAGGAATGCTGCGTACACTCCGATTGATGGTATTCAAGAGGTAA
- a CDS encoding neutral/alkaline non-lysosomal ceramidase N-terminal domain-containing protein — protein sequence MIKKALKIFLIVLLSVLSILFLLVERIDRAPINETTYYHAWKDFIGQKQFKEHSGPFQVGWAKINITPLTSTPMAGYGNRWGKHYEAVRDSLYVRVIAVKNPGATIYFLSADMLIIPPNITDRLEALLTEDGITLSNVHLNATHTHHGQGGWGLKLAGRLFAGAYDKQVEIRLAQKFRDAIIASTTNLKNAEVYYDEIEDADNIRNRLDVADGVIDPWIRNLTFQRSDSSQAQLVTYGAHPTVLNRKFLQLSRDYPGMLLDSIERVPKHFGMFMSGAVGSMGALSEGDSDVAWAEGMAHGLISRINSREEDEHIRLADRLVSDYIEVPMPEQSARISLNYALRPWVFRTFFGAYPTYIKITKIDDVLLLGMPADFSGEIMTELDRYAQQRGLHLIVTSFNGGYVGYITPDKRYDTDLYETTTMSWNGYHSGGYFTQMAKDIIDKFAR from the coding sequence ATGATCAAAAAAGCGTTAAAAATATTCTTGATTGTGCTACTTTCGGTACTCAGCATTTTATTCCTATTGGTAGAACGGATCGATCGTGCCCCGATCAACGAAACTACCTATTATCATGCATGGAAGGATTTTATTGGCCAAAAGCAATTTAAGGAACATAGCGGTCCCTTTCAAGTTGGCTGGGCTAAGATCAATATCACACCACTTACATCTACACCAATGGCCGGCTATGGCAATCGGTGGGGCAAACATTATGAAGCCGTACGCGATTCGCTTTATGTGCGCGTTATTGCGGTGAAAAATCCAGGTGCCACAATCTATTTTTTGTCGGCCGATATGTTGATTATTCCTCCCAATATCACGGATAGATTGGAAGCTCTGCTCACAGAAGATGGGATCACTTTATCTAATGTGCACTTGAATGCAACGCATACACATCATGGGCAAGGTGGTTGGGGGCTCAAATTAGCAGGCCGTTTATTCGCTGGTGCTTATGATAAGCAGGTAGAAATAAGATTAGCGCAAAAATTTAGAGACGCCATTATCGCATCCACTACTAACCTGAAGAATGCCGAGGTATATTACGATGAAATAGAAGATGCGGATAATATTCGTAACCGTTTGGACGTGGCCGATGGTGTAATAGATCCCTGGATTCGCAACCTAACGTTTCAACGTTCGGATTCTAGCCAAGCACAGCTGGTGACCTATGGAGCACACCCAACGGTGCTTAATCGGAAATTTTTACAGTTATCACGTGATTATCCAGGCATGTTGCTCGACTCCATCGAAAGGGTGCCCAAACACTTTGGAATGTTCATGTCCGGTGCTGTCGGCAGTATGGGCGCGTTGAGTGAAGGCGATTCTGATGTTGCCTGGGCCGAAGGCATGGCTCACGGTCTCATTTCACGTATCAATAGTAGGGAAGAAGATGAGCACATAAGACTTGCCGATCGGTTGGTTAGCGATTATATAGAAGTGCCTATGCCAGAGCAGTCTGCGCGAATCAGCTTAAACTACGCTTTACGTCCTTGGGTATTTCGGACTTTTTTTGGCGCGTACCCTACTTACATCAAAATTACAAAGATTGATGATGTTTTATTGCTAGGAATGCCAGCAGATTTTTCTGGAGAAATCATGACTGAGCTGGATCGCTATGCACAGCAACGTGGTCTGCATTTAATTGTCACGAGTTTTAATGGTGGCTATGTCGGTTATATTACACCAGATAAACGATATGATACCGATCTATACGAAACGACGACCATGTCGTGGAACGGCTATCATTCTGGAGGTTATTTTACACAGATGGCGAAGGATATTATCGATAAGTTTGCCCGTTAA
- a CDS encoding bile acid:sodium symporter family protein, producing MKLKFDPFILFLFLSILIAYLFPNLVLINDGQLIESATSIGVALIFFFYGLKLSFQKIKDGLQNWRLHLAVQSFTFLLFPLVVIAFRPLVHTALQEQFWLSFFFLAALPSTVSSSVVMVSIAKGNIPAAIFNASISGLIGVIVTPLWMQLFLDFGEVEVLGDVYLGLIKEIILPVILGLFLQRYLGAWAAKYNNMLSKFDKAVILLIVYSSFAESFVSGIFNTIDSTYLLAVFGGTIFLFFAIWFIVDLLNKKIFKFNRADRITALFCGSKKSLTHGSVFGKFLFINSASAGLYFLPLMIFHAFQILVVTIIAQRYHKQAEEAEPLMP from the coding sequence ATGAAGTTAAAATTCGATCCCTTTATCCTATTTCTATTTCTATCCATCCTAATCGCTTATCTATTCCCCAATTTAGTACTCATAAATGATGGCCAATTAATAGAGAGTGCTACTTCTATTGGTGTCGCTTTGATTTTCTTTTTCTACGGATTAAAGTTGAGTTTTCAGAAGATTAAAGATGGCTTGCAAAATTGGCGCCTACATTTAGCTGTACAAAGTTTCACCTTTCTTCTATTTCCTTTGGTAGTGATTGCATTCCGTCCTTTAGTTCACACGGCGTTGCAGGAGCAGTTTTGGTTATCATTTTTCTTTTTGGCCGCCTTGCCATCCACCGTATCATCTTCCGTTGTGATGGTTTCTATTGCAAAAGGCAATATTCCAGCTGCTATTTTTAATGCCAGCATTTCGGGATTAATCGGGGTGATTGTTACCCCCTTATGGATGCAGTTGTTTCTTGATTTTGGAGAAGTAGAGGTGTTGGGAGATGTTTATCTTGGGTTGATCAAAGAAATTATACTTCCGGTTATTCTGGGTTTATTCCTACAGCGGTACCTGGGTGCATGGGCGGCGAAGTATAACAATATGCTTTCCAAATTTGATAAGGCGGTTATCTTACTAATCGTGTATAGCAGCTTTGCAGAATCTTTCGTTAGCGGTATATTTAATACCATTGATAGCACGTATCTGTTAGCCGTATTTGGTGGTACGATTTTCTTGTTCTTTGCCATTTGGTTTATAGTAGATCTGCTCAACAAGAAGATCTTCAAATTCAATCGAGCAGATCGTATTACAGCACTATTTTGCGGTTCGAAGAAATCTCTTACACATGGTAGTGTATTTGGAAAATTCCTATTTATTAACAGTGCCTCCGCAGGGCTTTATTTTTTACCGTTAATGATATTCCACGCATTTCAAATCTTGGTAGTTACTATTATAGCACAGCGCTATCATAAACAAGCAGAAGAAGCAGAGCCCTTAATGCCGTAA
- a CDS encoding class II glutamine amidotransferase gives MSDAIKHECGIAMIRLLKPLSYYQEKYGTPYYGINKLYLLMEKQHNRGQDGAGIATIKFDVKPGNRYISRYRAMGSTAVADIFEYVQKKFAAVNKAYPEQSKNPQWLKDNVSFTGEVLLGHLRYGTHGKNSIESCHPFLRQNNWMTRNLVLAGNFNMTNVDELLQQLYDLGQHPKEQADTVTVLEKIGHFLDEENQELFDQAKRDGYSNIEISAQIGKNMDVSKILTRSAKTWDGGYTIAGIFGHGDAFVMRDPAGIRPAFYYQDEEVLVVASERPVIQTAFNIPLGSVQEIKPGYALIAKKDGTITQEMFREPSEQKSCSFERIYFSRGSDADIYKERKALGKLLCPQVLESVQYDIKNTVFSFIPNTAEVSYYGMMEGVQEYVRRHQKEVLLQRADKISDSELDDMLSIQPRFEKLNVKDAKLRTFITQDADRQDMVQHVYDTTYGIVRDHEDTIVAIDDSIVRGTTLKQSILTILDRLNPKKIVIVSSAPQIRYPDCYGIDMSRMGEFVAFEAAISLLKQRGLAHIIEDVYQKCLASLTKPKDEVDNYVKAIYEPFEPQEVSDEIARIIKPHHLNAEVEVIFQTLENLHKACPNHLGDWYFSGDYPTPGGNKVVNRAFMNWMEGKNVRAYFSSN, from the coding sequence ATGAGTGACGCAATAAAACACGAGTGCGGAATTGCAATGATCCGCTTATTAAAACCCCTCTCTTACTATCAGGAAAAGTATGGCACGCCTTATTATGGGATAAATAAGCTCTATCTCTTGATGGAGAAACAACATAATAGAGGTCAGGATGGTGCGGGTATAGCAACTATTAAATTTGATGTGAAGCCGGGAAACCGATACATCTCACGATATAGAGCGATGGGATCTACTGCAGTAGCGGATATTTTCGAATATGTGCAGAAGAAATTTGCCGCAGTAAACAAGGCTTACCCCGAGCAATCCAAAAACCCACAATGGCTAAAAGACAATGTGAGCTTTACCGGAGAAGTATTATTGGGCCATCTACGCTATGGTACGCATGGTAAAAACAGCATAGAAAGCTGCCATCCATTTCTTCGTCAGAATAACTGGATGACCCGAAACCTAGTCTTGGCCGGTAACTTCAATATGACCAATGTCGATGAACTGCTTCAACAGCTCTATGACTTAGGGCAACATCCTAAAGAACAAGCCGATACGGTTACTGTTTTGGAGAAGATTGGTCATTTCCTAGACGAAGAAAACCAGGAATTATTCGATCAGGCTAAACGCGACGGCTATTCTAACATTGAAATCAGCGCGCAGATTGGTAAAAACATGGATGTCTCCAAGATTTTGACCCGTTCTGCTAAAACCTGGGATGGTGGATACACGATTGCCGGTATATTCGGACATGGTGATGCGTTCGTGATGCGCGATCCTGCAGGAATTCGCCCAGCATTTTACTATCAGGATGAGGAAGTATTGGTGGTTGCTTCCGAACGCCCGGTGATACAAACCGCATTCAATATACCGTTAGGGAGTGTACAGGAGATCAAACCTGGTTATGCGCTGATTGCTAAAAAGGATGGTACCATCACGCAAGAGATGTTTCGCGAACCATCCGAGCAGAAATCCTGTTCTTTTGAGCGCATCTATTTCTCCCGCGGCTCCGATGCAGATATTTATAAAGAGCGTAAGGCTTTAGGTAAGCTTCTTTGTCCGCAGGTACTAGAGTCTGTACAGTATGATATTAAGAATACCGTTTTCAGTTTTATACCTAACACGGCAGAAGTGTCTTATTATGGTATGATGGAGGGGGTGCAGGAATATGTACGCAGACATCAAAAGGAAGTTTTATTGCAACGCGCCGACAAAATATCGGATAGCGAGCTAGACGATATGCTAAGCATTCAGCCCCGTTTTGAAAAATTGAATGTAAAAGACGCTAAGTTGCGTACGTTCATTACCCAGGATGCGGATCGTCAAGACATGGTACAGCATGTATATGATACCACTTATGGTATTGTGCGTGATCATGAAGATACCATCGTCGCTATCGATGATTCTATTGTGCGCGGAACTACCTTAAAGCAAAGTATCTTAACAATATTGGATCGTTTGAATCCGAAGAAGATCGTGATCGTGTCTTCGGCACCTCAAATTCGCTATCCCGATTGCTACGGTATCGACATGTCTAGAATGGGGGAATTTGTTGCTTTTGAAGCCGCTATCTCTTTATTGAAGCAGCGTGGTTTAGCACATATCATTGAAGATGTATATCAGAAATGTTTAGCTTCTCTTACGAAGCCTAAGGATGAGGTAGATAACTATGTGAAGGCGATTTATGAGCCTTTTGAACCACAGGAGGTATCGGATGAGATTGCGCGTATCATTAAGCCGCATCACTTGAATGCAGAGGTAGAAGTGATCTTTCAAACCTTGGAAAACTTGCATAAAGCATGTCCAAATCACTTGGGAGATTGGTATTTCTCAGGAGATTATCCGACGCCAGGAGGTAATAAGGTTGTTAATCGAGCTTTTATGAACTGGATGGAAGGCAAGAATGTACGTGCTTACTTCAGCAGTAACTAA
- a CDS encoding lipocalin-like domain-containing protein → MTSIKNELTGAWKLLSYIEISTDGADSFFPLGNTPNGILIYSADGYMSVQIAGTDDKEETLLADSAKYLDINYRNFLVFSGSYHTDNRQATVVHEVITSVTPALIGKTVERDVTFEADILYLKSTRPILSHGKMVNSYMTWQRMEKPELIQRKDHSLNIAKRKINIL, encoded by the coding sequence ATGACATCAATAAAAAATGAATTGACAGGAGCGTGGAAGCTGCTATCTTATATTGAGATATCAACTGATGGCGCCGATTCATTTTTCCCTCTTGGAAATACACCCAATGGCATATTGATTTATTCGGCAGATGGGTATATGTCTGTGCAGATTGCAGGTACAGATGATAAGGAGGAAACGTTATTAGCAGATAGTGCCAAATACCTGGATATTAATTATCGTAATTTTTTGGTGTTTAGTGGTTCATATCATACCGATAATCGGCAAGCTACCGTTGTACACGAAGTCATTACATCGGTTACACCAGCCCTGATCGGCAAAACGGTAGAACGAGATGTTACGTTTGAAGCAGATATTTTATACCTGAAATCTACCAGACCCATTCTTTCGCACGGAAAAATGGTGAATAGCTATATGACTTGGCAACGGATGGAAAAGCCGGAATTGATTCAACGTAAAGATCATTCCTTAAATATCGCCAAGCGTAAAATCAATATCCTTTAG
- a CDS encoding DUF4397 domain-containing protein has product MKKTVKLLLLLTVIVLANSCLKDDSVRQPFAVLTVINGYTAEPRLTFALDRNNFHTGNYTTAQSYDIAIGNRAFSYRGAAAQNLVDTTFQIVPSTFYSAFAYGTPSDPKVLLTKDSAARDLGARAAVRFIHLANDVDAVQLYLGEQPVEGIAMRTQETASSVNTSQVFVPITAGNNTFTVKDSAGDVLATSRNISMNSGMHRTLILWGTRGNEATPLRLVSY; this is encoded by the coding sequence ATGAAAAAGACCGTAAAACTACTCTTGTTATTAACTGTTATTGTACTGGCCAATAGTTGCCTGAAAGATGATAGTGTTCGTCAACCTTTTGCGGTTTTGACAGTGATTAATGGCTATACCGCAGAGCCTCGCCTTACCTTTGCATTGGATCGTAACAATTTTCATACAGGCAACTATACAACGGCTCAAAGCTATGATATCGCCATTGGCAATCGTGCATTCTCCTACCGAGGTGCCGCTGCTCAAAACCTGGTCGACACTACTTTTCAAATCGTACCGTCGACATTCTATTCTGCTTTTGCATATGGCACGCCGTCCGATCCCAAGGTACTTCTTACCAAGGATTCTGCAGCACGTGATCTTGGAGCAAGAGCGGCCGTGCGCTTTATTCATCTGGCGAATGACGTGGATGCTGTACAACTTTACCTTGGAGAGCAACCCGTAGAAGGAATTGCGATGCGAACCCAAGAAACAGCAAGTAGTGTAAATACTAGTCAAGTGTTTGTTCCCATTACAGCAGGTAATAATACTTTCACGGTAAAAGACAGCGCTGGCGACGTATTGGCTACATCTCGTAATATATCCATGAATAGTGGTATGCATAGGACATTGATTCTTTGGGGAACTCGCGGTAACGAGGCCACCCCATTGCGTCTAGTTTCCTATTAG
- a CDS encoding YitT family protein, with protein MSASPQKHGSLFTIYDVIFLILGVLFASFALKSFLVPNHFLDGGVTGISLLLHEVYGWNLGILLVLLNVPFIALSFAKVGRNFAIRSSLTIVLIALTMHFVSFPELTHDRLLVAMFGGFFMGIGIGLSMRGGGTFDGMEVLALLTFKRSSFTITEIILGMNMIIFIVAAAFIGVETALYAILTYLIASQTTKYVIEGIEAYTGVTIVSSDSEAVKRALVLSLNRGITVYKGERGFMKESFEQSTEVDIIFTIVTRLEVRKLRNIVHAIDPKAFIFTQTVREPQGGIVKEIVKH; from the coding sequence ATGTCTGCTTCTCCCCAAAAACATGGTTCGCTGTTCACCATTTACGACGTTATATTTCTGATCCTCGGTGTCTTATTTGCGAGCTTTGCGCTTAAAAGTTTTTTGGTTCCCAATCATTTTCTAGATGGTGGTGTAACGGGCATATCCCTGTTATTACACGAGGTATATGGATGGAATCTGGGTATACTTTTAGTGCTACTCAACGTTCCATTTATTGCTTTATCATTTGCCAAAGTAGGTCGCAACTTTGCGATACGTAGTAGCTTGACCATCGTATTGATTGCGCTTACCATGCACTTTGTTTCCTTTCCAGAGCTTACTCATGACAGATTGCTGGTCGCCATGTTCGGCGGTTTCTTTATGGGGATTGGTATTGGACTTTCTATGCGAGGCGGCGGTACATTCGATGGTATGGAGGTATTGGCTTTACTTACCTTCAAACGAAGTAGCTTCACAATTACGGAAATAATTCTAGGAATGAATATGATTATATTCATTGTGGCAGCAGCCTTTATTGGTGTAGAAACAGCTTTATACGCGATCTTAACCTACCTAATCGCGAGCCAAACGACCAAGTACGTGATCGAAGGTATCGAGGCTTATACCGGTGTTACCATTGTTTCTTCGGATAGCGAAGCAGTGAAACGCGCTTTGGTATTATCGCTAAATCGTGGTATTACCGTGTACAAAGGCGAACGAGGATTTATGAAAGAATCTTTTGAGCAAAGCACAGAGGTAGATATTATCTTCACGATCGTAACGCGGTTGGAAGTACGAAAACTACGTAATATCGTGCATGCGATAGATCCAAAAGCATTCATTTTTACGCAGACAGTACGCGAGCCTCAAGGCGGAATCGTGAAGGAGATCGTAAAGCACTAG
- a CDS encoding SelT/SelW/SelH family protein has translation MKPTIQIEYCPKCGWMLRAAYMAQELLTTFVEDVHGVTLIPSGISGRYQIRIDERMVYDRKLAGGFPEIKALKQLIRDEINPDKSLGHSDKKQEGDH, from the coding sequence ATGAAACCGACTATACAGATAGAATATTGTCCGAAATGTGGATGGATGCTTCGAGCCGCATACATGGCCCAAGAATTACTCACCACATTTGTGGAGGATGTACACGGTGTTACACTGATTCCCAGCGGCATTAGCGGTAGATATCAAATCCGGATTGATGAGCGCATGGTGTATGACCGAAAGCTGGCAGGTGGATTCCCAGAAATCAAAGCGTTGAAACAATTGATACGCGACGAAATAAATCCAGACAAATCATTGGGCCACTCGGATAAAAAACAAGAAGGTGACCACTAG
- a CDS encoding HPP family protein: MRKGITRHFRVYRYVFYKETLVDFKEQFWSFLGAFVGIGIIAVIQSFQLPQLENVFLIGSFGASSVLIYGAIQSPLAQPRNLVGGHVVSALVGVTVGKLCPDIIWITAPLAVALAIVAMQFTRTLHPPGGATALIAVASGTQIHDMGYLYVFSPVLSGSIILLVVALIFNNITAKRHYPVKRSRLRRSRRQQIKKRFQPK; the protein is encoded by the coding sequence ATGAGGAAAGGTATTACAAGGCATTTTAGGGTTTATCGCTATGTTTTTTACAAAGAAACACTGGTTGATTTTAAAGAGCAATTCTGGTCATTTCTCGGGGCCTTTGTCGGTATCGGAATTATCGCCGTAATACAGTCTTTCCAACTACCACAATTGGAAAACGTATTTCTTATCGGCTCATTTGGCGCGTCCAGCGTACTGATTTATGGTGCGATTCAAAGTCCGTTGGCACAACCGAGAAACCTGGTTGGCGGCCATGTCGTATCTGCTTTAGTTGGCGTTACTGTAGGCAAGTTATGTCCAGACATTATCTGGATCACTGCTCCCTTGGCCGTCGCACTGGCTATTGTAGCTATGCAGTTTACCCGTACCCTGCATCCTCCTGGTGGGGCTACTGCTTTGATTGCTGTAGCGAGCGGTACACAAATACACGACATGGGCTACCTCTATGTATTTAGTCCGGTACTTTCCGGCTCCATCATTCTCCTGGTTGTTGCCTTGATTTTTAATAACATCACGGCTAAACGACATTATCCAGTGAAGCGATCTCGATTAAGAAGATCGCGAAGACAACAAATCAAAAAACGCTTTCAACCCAAGTAG
- a CDS encoding DUF808 domain-containing protein codes for MASGFFAILDDIGALMDDVAVTSKIATRKTAGILGDDLAVNAEKATGFLANREIPVLWAITKGSFINKLIIVPVALLLNAFFPVAIQVILVLGGFYLAYEGVEKIVEFLFHRQKTGQEVVSEAEMDAAAMEKAKVRSAITTDFILSVEIVIIALGTVLDRSTTIQIVTVSVVAILATVGVYGIVALIVRMDDAGYHLIKKSENRGFRAKLGQVLVKALPIVIKTLGVIGTVALILVSGGIFVHNIDFFHGILPNLPGILTELLIGLIAGIVALIAVLGGKKIVGLFRKS; via the coding sequence ATGGCTTCAGGATTTTTTGCAATATTAGACGATATCGGTGCCTTAATGGACGATGTCGCTGTTACCAGTAAGATCGCTACCCGCAAAACCGCGGGGATTTTGGGCGATGATCTGGCGGTAAATGCCGAGAAGGCCACGGGCTTTCTGGCTAATCGAGAAATTCCGGTATTGTGGGCCATTACCAAAGGCTCTTTCATCAACAAGCTGATTATTGTACCAGTAGCCTTACTACTAAATGCCTTTTTTCCAGTTGCTATTCAGGTCATTCTTGTTTTAGGGGGATTTTACCTGGCATACGAGGGCGTAGAGAAGATCGTGGAATTCCTGTTTCATCGTCAGAAAACGGGGCAGGAAGTGGTATCAGAGGCAGAGATGGATGCTGCTGCCATGGAAAAAGCAAAGGTGCGTTCGGCCATCACCACTGACTTTATACTTTCTGTCGAAATCGTCATTATTGCACTGGGTACCGTATTGGACCGCAGCACCACCATACAGATCGTAACCGTTTCTGTTGTGGCCATTTTGGCCACAGTAGGTGTATATGGTATCGTAGCACTAATCGTACGAATGGACGATGCGGGCTATCACTTGATCAAAAAATCAGAAAATAGAGGATTCAGGGCGAAGCTAGGTCAAGTTTTGGTAAAGGCGTTACCCATCGTCATCAAAACGCTCGGTGTGATCGGTACCGTAGCCTTAATCTTGGTATCTGGTGGTATTTTCGTCCACAATATTGATTTCTTTCATGGCATACTGCCTAACTTACCGGGCATTTTAACAGAGCTCTTGATCGGTTTGATTGCAGGGATCGTAGCGCTCATCGCCGTATTGGGAGGCAAAAAAATCGTTGGATTGTTTCGTAAAAGCTAG
- a CDS encoding pyridoxal phosphate-dependent aminotransferase, with amino-acid sequence MSTTSFLSDRINNLSESATLKMTKLGRELASQGINVISLSVGEPDFNTPEHVKEAAKKALDENYTRYSPVPGYPDLRQAIVDKLKKENNLDYDISQIVVSTGAKQSLSNVILTLINPGDEVIIPTPYWVSYSEMVTLAEGKSVFINTEIESDFKITPAQLEAAITPKSKLFMFSSPCNPTGSVYSQDELAALAKVFEKHPNIFIISDEIYEHINFGTAHASIAQFDTIKDRVILVNGFSKAFAMTGWRLGYIAASKEIAAANDKLQGQTTSGTCSIAQRAGIVAYEQGLDSVNEMKEAFARRRQLVYDLLQDIPGVKTNLPEGAFYFFPEISSFFGKKYGDGNVIKDSADLALYLLNVGHVATVGGDSFGNNNYIRLSYAASDENLREALRRIKEALSKLVD; translated from the coding sequence ATGAGTACAACTTCATTTCTATCGGACAGGATAAATAATTTATCTGAGTCAGCAACCTTAAAAATGACCAAACTAGGTCGTGAACTAGCGTCACAAGGAATTAATGTGATTAGCCTAAGCGTGGGTGAACCGGACTTCAATACGCCGGAGCACGTAAAGGAAGCCGCAAAGAAAGCACTGGATGAAAACTATACCCGCTATTCGCCCGTACCGGGCTACCCGGATCTTCGTCAGGCTATTGTTGATAAGCTGAAGAAGGAAAATAATCTAGATTACGATATCTCGCAAATTGTCGTTTCTACAGGTGCGAAACAGTCGCTTTCTAATGTGATTCTTACCTTGATCAATCCTGGTGATGAGGTGATTATCCCTACTCCTTATTGGGTATCTTATTCTGAAATGGTGACCCTAGCGGAAGGAAAATCGGTATTTATCAATACCGAGATTGAATCTGACTTCAAAATCACACCAGCACAACTAGAAGCAGCTATCACTCCAAAGAGCAAATTGTTTATGTTCTCCTCCCCTTGTAATCCGACGGGGTCTGTATACAGCCAGGATGAATTGGCAGCCTTGGCAAAAGTATTTGAGAAACATCCTAATATTTTCATTATCTCTGATGAGATTTATGAGCACATCAACTTCGGTACAGCACACGCATCGATTGCACAATTTGACACGATTAAGGATCGTGTGATCTTGGTCAATGGCTTCTCCAAAGCATTTGCGATGACAGGATGGCGCTTAGGTTATATCGCAGCCAGCAAAGAAATTGCTGCTGCTAATGATAAACTGCAAGGACAGACAACCTCAGGAACCTGCTCTATCGCACAACGTGCAGGTATAGTAGCCTACGAGCAAGGTTTGGACAGTGTCAACGAAATGAAAGAAGCTTTCGCACGCCGTCGTCAGTTAGTTTATGACTTGTTGCAAGATATCCCTGGTGTAAAAACTAATTTACCAGAAGGTGCTTTCTATTTCTTTCCAGAGATCAGTTCTTTCTTCGGAAAGAAATATGGCGATGGCAATGTTATCAAAGACTCGGCAGACCTCGCCTTATATTTATTAAATGTAGGCCATGTGGCAACTGTCGGGGGTGACTCTTTTGGTAACAACAATTATATCCGTTTGTCGTATGCGGCCTCTGATGAGAACCTTCGCGAAGCATTACGTCGTATTAAAGAAGCTTTGAGCAAATTGGTCGATTAG